A stretch of the Polluticoccus soli genome encodes the following:
- a CDS encoding glycosyltransferase has protein sequence MRTTFDNTLEAITTMTADKKKKILFANIPADGHFNPLTGLAAHLKNEGHDVRWYTGPTYASKIEKLGIPYYLFAKAKEVTVHNIDEVIPERKKIKNHVKKVVLDICSYFIDRGTEFFEDIKDINQGFDFDVLIADNAFTGITFVKRILKKQVVTIGILPLGETSKELPPPIMGLTPAKSFAGKTFHAFLRYMTDNVLLKKPHELMHKYHAQYGVKLPKLNIFDVQIQHSTLYLQSGTPGFEYRRPQMSKNIHFIGPLMPYSSGKPYKLEFEEQIRKYDKLILVTQGTFEGDVTKLIIPTLDAFKGTNNLVVVTTAGWQTAELRERYLDYENIIIEDFIPFNAIMPYADVYVSNGGYGGVMLSINNKLPMVVGGVHEGKNEICARVGYFKLGVNLHTERPKPEKIRKAVEEVMRNNIYQRNVERLAVEFSKYDPLKICQKFIEELPAKAGK, from the coding sequence AGCCATTACGACAATGACAGCCGACAAGAAAAAGAAGATCCTGTTTGCTAATATCCCGGCCGATGGGCACTTCAATCCGCTAACCGGCCTGGCAGCGCACTTGAAAAACGAAGGTCACGACGTGCGTTGGTACACCGGCCCAACCTATGCCTCTAAGATCGAAAAGCTCGGCATTCCGTACTACCTGTTTGCGAAAGCGAAAGAAGTGACAGTACACAACATTGATGAGGTAATACCGGAAAGGAAGAAGATCAAAAATCATGTGAAGAAGGTGGTACTGGACATCTGTTCTTATTTTATTGACCGCGGAACCGAGTTTTTCGAGGATATAAAAGACATCAATCAAGGCTTTGATTTCGATGTGTTGATAGCAGACAATGCTTTTACAGGGATCACGTTTGTAAAGCGGATACTCAAGAAACAGGTAGTGACTATAGGCATACTTCCGCTCGGCGAAACCTCTAAGGAATTACCGCCACCAATTATGGGACTCACCCCTGCAAAGAGCTTTGCCGGAAAAACATTTCATGCGTTCTTAAGGTATATGACCGACAACGTGCTTTTGAAAAAACCGCACGAGCTGATGCACAAGTACCATGCACAGTATGGCGTAAAGCTGCCAAAGCTCAACATCTTCGATGTGCAGATACAACATTCAACGCTTTACTTGCAAAGCGGCACGCCAGGTTTTGAATATCGCCGTCCGCAGATGAGTAAGAACATCCATTTCATCGGGCCGTTGATGCCGTACTCAAGCGGTAAACCATACAAACTAGAATTTGAAGAGCAGATCAGGAAATACGATAAGCTGATTCTCGTAACTCAAGGCACATTTGAAGGTGATGTAACCAAACTAATAATACCAACGCTGGATGCCTTTAAAGGCACCAACAACCTGGTAGTAGTAACAACTGCAGGATGGCAAACAGCAGAACTGCGCGAGCGCTACCTGGATTATGAGAACATCATCATCGAAGACTTTATTCCGTTCAATGCTATCATGCCCTATGCAGATGTATACGTATCGAATGGTGGCTATGGTGGTGTGATGCTGAGCATTAATAACAAATTACCAATGGTTGTGGGTGGCGTGCATGAAGGCAAGAATGAAATATGCGCAAGGGTGGGATATTTCAAGTTAGGCGTTAATCTGCACACCGAACGTCCTAAGCCGGAGAAGATCAGGAAAGCCGTGGAGGAAGTGATGCGTAATAACATATACCAGCGGAATGTAGAGCGCCTGGCCGTTGAATTCAGCAAATACGATCCCCTGAAGATCTGTCAGAAGTTTATTGAAGAACTGCCTGCGAAGGCTGGTAAATAA